The Clarias gariepinus isolate MV-2021 ecotype Netherlands chromosome 7, CGAR_prim_01v2, whole genome shotgun sequence genome includes a window with the following:
- the dmxl2 gene encoding dmX-like protein 2 isoform X2 gives MHLHQVLTGAVNPGDCCYSVGSVSDVPFTAYGSGCDIVILASDFECVQIIPGAQHGNIQVGCVECSHQLGRIAASYGNTVCIFEPTSTNQNKRHKQLNYQWQKTGQFLLNAMTYNLAWDPQGKRILAATEWLQLWAPPAADVLLEEDEDEKSHPVLNDWKCVWQCKTASAVRVIKWSPDGEYFATVGKDDCLLKVWYSTLGWRSVMVDVCEKKSSSLHFSFIYLAHPRTVTGFSWRKTSKYMAKGSVCNVLLTSCVDGICRLWSETLLPEDSLLGGQITENSSSTSSLQHSGQKDKIQHALESIHHLKQLRRGRRRSSALVTHTELLPSQLNSHELHRHITHHGNALCHFHISASINPNTDIPAALAGSGLFSSGDSNGGFVVHWLNNKDLSFTSSMDVFMQHLRKFSEQNLEHTAEDNKQDTNAKFDFDLDEMSDKASEHEEGDQDGSTKASSPGSSSSVPPPSVLLERKMESLTLEWNRSPDMLFTIHPLDGSFLVWHIKYLDEYIPGIFRQVQVAFSSRIPVAFPTGDANSLSKNIMMYACTSPERDPEVPVLEQDRKSSSLGAVIGPAVMMVSKHVDGSLNQWAVTFAEKSAFSNVLTVSHKFRYCGHRFHLNDLACHTVLPLLLTSSHHNAVLTPPPGQDDQRCAPSRPPRPSRGLAPKEMGGNAATRTFHDPNAIYSELILWRVDHIGPLSCTGGVSEIARINSLHTAAFSNVAWLPTLIPSSVLGTYCNSASACFVASDGKNLRLYQAVVDARKLLDELSDPETSKLVGEVFNIVSQQSTARPGCIIELDVITNQCGSSTQLLHVFQEDFILGYKPHDDITDVNTADFPSADEFLPPPFSEKFFLVVIEKDENRNSVLQMWHLHLKSVHACVDDPPQAQPFQNQLMVPNMLVNFDSSPESTPGQSPLPRSSSSANLQSASRLILSSTLVYSHRLELPLGVEVIRATPSAGHLSSSSIYPVCLAPYLIVTACSDGRVRFWRCSVDSEDCPSYRWEPWCLLNEEEDNNSALTVSGRPVAVSCSYTGRLAVAFKQLVSLEPSSSSKDFSMHVSIFECESTGGSEWVLEQTIHLDDFGKPVSALDPRISVDSNLVVYSKSDLFVRKQNPNIKHFVHLDWLSKEDGSHILTVGVGSLILMYGRISGIVSEQTGGKDGVAVVTLPLGGSVKQGVRSRWVLLRSVDLVSSVDGTPSLPVSLSWVRDGILVIGMDCEMHVYAQWYQDKKPGDSEENDDTFMAKKGAIEMTDDVIRVPAVIQDGGLFEAAHSLSPTLPQYHPTQLLELMDLGKVRRAKAILSHLVKCIAGEVAVVRDAVAGEGGARRHLSRTISVTGSTGKDTIVAGRDGGRDYTEINSIPPLPLYALLSADLDTSYRNKLADDVKCPERETQKTSEDQYAELFHDTAVNTDDFASFAYSDKAEKKTRVIDLSQYGPTCFGPEHAQVLSSHLMHSSLPGLTRLEQMFLVALADTVATTSAEVGGATNKQYRGGEALDECGLRYLLAMRLHTCLLTSLPPLYRMQLLHQGVSTCHFAWAFHSEAEEEMLNMIPAMQRGDPQWSELRAVGVGWWIRNINTLRRMVEKVAKAAFQRNNDPLDAALFYLAMKKKAVLWGLFRSQHDEKMTQFFSHNFSEDRWRKAALKNAFSLLGKQRFEQSAAFFLLAGSLKDAIEVCLEKMEDIQLAMIVARLYESDFESSSTCQGVLYEKVLGCRRDGTGFSCVRMHPDPFLRSIAFWIMKDYTRSLDTLLEQTPKEDDENPEVMVKSCNPMVFSFYNYLRTHPLIVRRHFASPDGSERNSGPDQINLIERKLFFTTANAHFKVGCPVLALEVLSKIPKVTKKSSSLSNGASTANVGDAQNPARASDLDWSQPLVKSEDDELKLDWGDDDEDEDEDDEEEDKKGLMMKEELKKDVEEEEGEVEKTASEWKVDVIAEQLKFRACLKILMTELRTLATGYEVDGGKLRFQLYSWLEKEIEAMHRICNYKVDSQGSVGELEKWSGSVSVEMDEYERSGETDVYERHLQDRRRLQAKQLHSERRKAWLRKNEALLRVFLTYCSLHGAKGGGVTSVRMELLFLLQESQQETTVKQLQSPLPLATTLPLLSASIAPTKTVMANPVMHLNNHILDILYTIVQTEAPPHPDTPDDRVNSLHTLAASLSACIYQALCDSHSYSQSEANQFTGMVYQGLLLSGRRRLRTESIEEQATPTSTPAHWPGVASLISLLASSQGEDQPRLNVMLCEAVVAVYLSLLLHGLGTHSTNELFRLAAHPLNARMWAAVFGGGAKIIIKPKRPPEIAPATFTVESSQESGDTPSLTVTPTSHNTQSGYHGDGTVETDAQPESLAPPPTPPSEEVDRQRRRFNMRMLVPGRPVKETQVTPPPIPTERPAYKEKFIPPELSMWDYFVAKPFLPLSDSGALYDSDESGEEDEEEEDDAFLSDTQMTEHSDPNSYSWCLIRLVMVKLALHNVKNFLPITGLDFTDLPVSSPLCNSVLKSMESWEQQLQEKMDRFDGPPPNYINTFPADASLGGGPAALRLKAMLEPDNTPFNQSDHTNQDAQKDEGNVSLPFFLSLPLPLSLSLPLCFSLHRAKHRLSFPARRLWHFLVKQEVLQETLIRYIFTKKRKQSECLENHVDFHTHNCVAGSHKNNKVEADLGYPGGKAKIIHKESDIIMAFAINKAKPSEIVLASTHDVQEVDVSSLLAAQSYTWIGDDFDKESRSSEDDYRSSHTNIAQSSSAPFAPPPMPVSASMPWLGSGQTSMGASVLVKRNLNNVKRMTSHPIYQYYMTGAQDGSVRMFEWNRPQQLICFRQAGNARVTRLYFNSQGNKCGVADGEGFLSLWQVNQTSSNPKPYLSWQCHSKVCGDFSFITSSSLIATAGHSTDGRNVCLWDTLISPSNTMVHAFPCHENGATVLQYAPKQQLIISGGRKGFVCIFDLRQRQLLHTFQAHDSAIKALALDASEDFFITGSAEGNMKVWKLSGHGLMHSFSTEHAKQSIFRNIGAGVMQIETRPVNRIFTCGADGTLKMRVLPDRYHAPSSIFDIL, from the exons atgcatctCCACCAGGTGCTGACGGGGGCGGTGAACCCGGGTGACTGCTGCTACTCGGTGGGGAGCGTCAGTGACGTCCCGTTCACG gcgTATGGTTCTGGGTGTGACATCGTGATCTTGGCCAGTGATTTCGAGTGTGTACAGATTATCCCCGGAGCTCAGCATGGGAACATCCAGGTGGGGTGTGTGGAGTGTTCACACCAACTGGGACGG ATCGCTGCATCGTACGGAAACACAGTGTGTATCTTCGAACCGACGTCCACCAACCAGAACAAGAGACACAAA CAACTGAACTACCAGTGGCAGAAAACTGGACAGTTTCTACTGAACGCCATGACGTACAACCTGGCCTGGGACccacaag gtaagcGCATCCTGGCGGCGACGGAGTGGCTGCAGCTTTGGGCTCCACCCGCCGCGGACGTGCTGCTGGAGGAAGACGAAGATGAGAAGTCACACCCCGTCCTCAACGACTGGAAGTGTGTGTGGCAGTGCAA gACTGCTTCGGCTGTGCGTGTAATTAAATGGTCTCCTGATGGGGAATACTTCGCCACTGTGGGAAAG gaCGACTGCCTGTTGAAGGTGTGGTACTCCACCCTGGGCTGGAGGTCTGTGATGGTGGACGTGTGTGAGAAGAAGTCCAGCTCTCTCCACTTCTCCTTCATCTACCTGGCTCATCCCAGAACCGTCACAGGGTTCTCCTGGAGGAAGACCAGCAAATACATGGccaa gggcTCGGTGTGTAACGTGTTGCTAACGTCGTGTGTGGACGGGATCTGTCGTCTGTGGAGTGAGACGCTGCTGCCTGAGGACAGTTTACTGGGGGGACAAATCACTGAGAACAGCAGCTCCACATCATCACTACAGCACAGCGGGCAGAAAGATAAAATACAACACGCACtggag tcGATCCACCACCTGAAGCAGCTCAGACGTGGTCGCAGGAGATCCTCAGCTCTGGTCACACACACCGAACTCCTGCCCAGCCAACTGAACTCACACGAGCTGCACCGACACATCACACACCACGGCAACGCCCTGTGTCACTTCCACATCTCCGCCAGTATCAACCccaatacag atatCCCGGCGGCTCTGGCCGGGTCCGGTCTCTTCTCCTCAGGAGACAGTAATGGAGGTTTCGTGGTTCACTGGCTGAATAATAAAGACCTGAGCTTCACCTCCTCCATGGACGTCTTCATGCAGCACCTGAGGAAGTTCTCCGAGCAGAACCTCGAGCACACCGCTGAGGACAACAAGCAGGACACCAACGCCAAGTTCGACtttg ATCTGGACGAGATGTCGGACAAGGCGTCGGAGCACGAGGAAGGCGATCAGGACGGCAGCACGAAGGCGTCGTCCCCCGGCTCCAGCTCCAGTGTCCCTCCTCCCTCCGTCCTCCTGGAGCGTAAGATGGAGTCTCTGACTCTGGAGTGGAACCGCAGCCCAGACATGCTCTTCACCATCCACCCTCTCGACGGCTCCTTCCTCGTCTGGCACATCAAGTACCTGGACGAGTACATCCCCGGAATCTTCCGCCAGGTCCAG GTGGCGTTCTCCTCGCGGATCCCCGTCGCCTTCCCCACCGGCGACGCCAACTCTCTGAGTAAGAACATCATGATGTACGCCTGCACGTCCCCCGAGCGGGACCCCGAGGTCCCCGTGCTGGAGCAGGACAGGAAGTCCTCGTCCCTGGGCGCGGTGATCGGCCCGGCCGTCATGATGGTGTCGAAGCACGTGGACGGCTCTCTGAACCAGTGGGCAGTGACCTTCGCCGAGAAATCCGCCTTCTCCAACGTTCTCACCGTCTCGCACAAGTTCCGTTACTGCGGACACCGCTTCCACCTCAACGACCTCGCCTGCCACACCGTCCTGCCCCTGCTCCTGACCTCCTCGCATCACAACGCCGTTCTGACTCCGCCCCCGGGGCAGGACGACCAGCGCTGCGCCCCATCTCGCCCCCCGCGTCCGTCCAGAGGCCTCGCTCCGAAGGAGATGGGCGGCAACGCGGCGACTCGCACCTTCCACGACCCCAACGCCATCTACAGCGAGCTGATCTTGTGGCGCGTCGACCACATCGGGCCTCTCTCCTGTACGGGGGGCGTGTCCGAAATCGCACGCATCAACTCCCTGCACACTGCCGCCTTCTCCAACGTCGCCTGGCTGCCCACGCTCATCCCCAGCTCTGTACTCG gAACGTACTGTAACTCTGCAAGCGCATGTTTTGTGGCGTCGGATGGAAAAAACCTGCGTCTCTATCAAGCTGTCGTGGACGCCCGGAAACTTCTGGACGAGCTGTCTGACCCAGAGACCtcg aaatTAGTAGGTGAGGTCTTTAACATTGTGAGTCAGCAGTCCACGGCTCGGCCCGGCTGCATCATCGAGCTAGATGTTATCACTAAccag TGTGGCTCGAGCACGCAGCTGCTCCACGTCTTTCAGGAGGATTTCATCTTAGGATACAAACCTCACGATGACATCACCGACGTAAACACTGCGGACTTCCCATCAGCTGATG AGTTTCTTCCGCCTCCGTTTTCCGAGAAGTTCTTCTTGGTCGTGATCGAGAAAGACGAGAACAGAAACTCTGTACTGCAGATGTGGCACCTTCATCTGAagtctgtgcacgcgtgtgtgg ACGACCCCCCACAGGCTCAACCCTTCCAGAACCAGCTGATGGTTCCGAACATGTTGGTTAACTTCGACTCGTCTCCCGAGTCGACTCCGGGTCAGAGCCCTCTTCCTCGCTCGTCTTCCTCGGCTAACCTGCAGTCAGCCAGCAGGCTCATCCTCAGCTCCACCCTCGTCTACAGCCACAGACTGGAGCTCCCCCTGGGGGTGGAGGTGATCCGCGCAACACCGTCCGCAG GTCACTTAAGCTCCTCCTCCATTTACCCGGTGTGTCTGGCTCCCTATCTGATCGTGACGGCGTGTTCAGACGGACGCGTTAGGTTTTGGAGATGCTCCGTCGATTCAGAAGACTGTCCCTCGTACCGCTGGGAGCCGTGGTGCCTCCTGAACGAGGAGGAGGACAACAACAGCGCCCTGACCGTTTCGGGTCGCCCCGTCGCCGTCAGCTGCTCCTACACCGGACGGCTCGCTGTCGCCTTCAAACAGTTGGTCTCCCTCGAGCCCAGCTCGAGCTCTAAAGACTTCTCCATGCACGTCTCCATCTTCGAGTGCGAATCCACAGGGGGGTCCGAGTGGGTCCTGGAGCAGACGATCCATCTGGATGACTTCGGGAAACCCGTCAGTGCTCTGGATCCCAGAATCAGCGTGGACAGCAACCTGGTGGTTTACAGCAAGTCAGATCTTTTTGTTAGAAAGCAGAACCCCAACATCAAACACTTCGTGCACCTGGATTGGCTCTCGAAAGAAGACGGATCGCACATCCTCACCGTCGGAGTCGGGTCCCTCATCCTGATGTACGGACGGATCTCCGGCATCGTGTCGGAACAAACCGGAGGAAAGGATGGCGTGGCTGTGGTCACCCTGCCTCTAGGGGGCAGCGTTAAACAAGGTGTCCGCTCCCGCTGGGTTCTGCTGCGCTCCGTCGATCTGGTTTCCTCCGTGGACGGGACGCCGTCTCTTCCCGTCTCCCTGTCCTGGGTCCGAGACGGAATCCTGGTGATCGGGATGGACTGCGAGATGCACGTCTATGCTCAGTGGTACCAGGATAAGAAGCCCGGCGACTCTGAGGAAAATGACGACACTTTCATGGCGAAAAAAGGCGCCATCGAGATGACGGACGACGTGATCAGAGTTCCCGCCGTCATACAAGACGGCGGACTTTTCGAAGCGGCGCATTCGCTGTCCCCGACGCTGCCTCAGTACCACCCCACCCAGCTGTTAGAGCTGATGGACTTGGGGAAGGTGAGACGTGCGAAGGCCATCCTGTCCCACCTGGTCAAGTGCATCGCCGGTGAGGTCGCCGTGGTCAGGGACGCCGTGGCGGGAGAGGGCGGAGCCAGACGACACCTTTCTCGTACCATCAGCGTCACGGGAAGCACCGGCAAGGACACGATCGTCGCTGGAAGAGACGGCGGCCGCGATTACACGGAGATCAACTCCATCCCCCCTCTCCCGCTGTACGCGCTGCTCTCGGCCGACCTCGACACGTCTTACAGAAACAAACTGGCCGATGACGTGAAATGTCCGGAGCGCGAGACGCAGAAGACCTCGGAGGATCAGTACGCCGAGCTCTTCCATGACACCGCGGTGAACACCGACGACTTCGCGAGCTTCGCCTATTCGGACAAGGCAGAGAAGAAGACCCGAGTGATCGACCTGTCTCAGTACGGCCCTACCTGCTTCGGACCCGAACACGCCCAGGTGCTGTCCTCTCACCTGATGCACTCCAGCCTTCCCGGACTCACACGCCTCGAGCAGATGTTCCTGGTGGCGCTCGCTGATACCGTGGCAACGACCAGCGCTGAGGTGGGCGGAGCCACTAATAAACAGTACAGAG GTGGTGAGGCTCTGGACGAGTGTGGTCTGAGGTACCTGCTGGCGATGCGTTTACACACCTGTCTGCTTACATCACTTCCTCCTCTGTACCGCATGCAGCTGCTGCACCAAG gcgtcTCGACGTGTCACTTTGCCTGGGCGTTTCACTCTGAGGCCGAGGAGGAGATGCTGAACATGATCCCGGCCATGCAGAGAGGAGACCCGCAGTGGTCCGAGCTCCGGGCCGTGGGTGTGGGCTGGTGGATCAGGAACATCAACACACTCAGACGCATGGTGGAGAag GTGGCCAAAGCAGCGTTTCAGAGGAATAACGATCCCCTGGATGCTGCACTTTTCTACCTGGCCATGAAGAAGAAAGCTGTGCTGTGGGGTCTCTTCAG gtctCAGCATGATGAGAAGATGACTCAGTTTTTCAGCCATAACTTCAGTGAGGATCGCTGGAGGAAGGCGGCGCTGAAGAACGCGTTCTCTCTGCTGGGGAAGCAGCGCTTTGAGCAATCAGCGGCCTTCTTCCTGCTCGCCGGGTCACTCAAAGACGCCATCGAa gtgtgtttgGAGAAGATGGAGGACATCCAGCTGGCGATGATCGTGGCCCGTCTGTACGAGTCCGACTTCGAGAGCTCGTCCACGTGTCAGGGCGTCCTGTACGAGAAGGTTCTGGGCTGCAGGCGGGACGGAACCGGGTTCTCCTGCGTCAGGATGCACCCGGACCCGTTCCTCAGGAGCATCGCCTTCTGGATCATGAAGGACTACACGCGCTCGCTGGACACACTGCTGGAGCAGACGCCCAAAGAGGACGACGAGAACCCGG agGTGATGGTGAAGTCGTGTAATCCGATGGTGTTCAGTTTCTATAACTACCTGCGGACGCACCCTCTGATCGTACGCAGGCACTTCGCGTCTCCCGACGGCTCCGAGCGCAACAGCGGCCCCGACCAGATCAACCTGATCGAGCGCAAGCTCTTCTTCACCACCGCCAACGCGCACTTCAAAGTGGGCTGTCCCGTCCTGGCGCTCGAGGTGCTGTCCAAAATACCCAAAGTCACCAAGAAGTCCTCGTCTCTCAGTAACGGAGCGTCCACCGCTAACGTCGGCGACGCCCAGAACCCCGCCCGCGCATCTGACCTGGACTGGAGTCAACCGCTGGTGAAGAGCGAGGACGACGAGCTAAAGCTGGACTGGGGAGACGATGATGAGGACGAGGACGAGGACGATGAAGAAGAGGATAAGAAGGGGCTGATGATGAAGGAGGAGCTAAAGAAGGacgtggaggaggaggagggggaggtggAGAAGACAGCGAGCGAGTGGAAGGTGGACGTGATCGCGGAGCAGTTGAAGTTCCGCGCGTGTCTGAAGATCCTGATGACGGAGCTGCGGACGCTCGCCACCGGGTACGAGGTGGACGGAGGGAAACTGCGCTTCCAGCTCTACAGCTGGCTGGAGAAGGAGATCGAGGCCATGCACCGCATCTGTAACTACAAG GTGGACAGTCAGGGTTCGGTGGGAGAGCTGGAGAAATGGAGCGGCAGCGTGTCGGTCGAAATGGACGAGTACGAGCGGAGCGGCGAGACGGACGTGTACGAGCGCCACCTGCAGGACAGACGCAGACTGCAGGCCAAACAGCTGCACTCAGAGAGACGTAAAGCCTGGCTGAGGAAGAACGAGGCGCTGCTCAGAGTCTTCCTCACTTACTGCAGCCTGCACGGGGCCAAAGGGGGCGGAGTCACGTCAGTACGCATGGAGCTGCTCTTCCTGCTGCAGGAGTCGCaacag GAGACGACAGTGAAGCAGTTACAGTCCCCGTTGCCGTTGGCAACAACGTTGCCGCTTCTCTCAGCTAGCATCGCTCCAACTAAAACCGTCATGGCTAATCCCGTCATGCACCTGAACAACCACATCCTGGACATCCTGTACACTATAGTACAGACTGAGGCTCCGCCCCATCCTGACACACCTGATGATCGA GTGAACTCACTGCACACTTTGGCTGcttctctgtctgcctgcattTACCAGGCACTGTGTGACAGCCACAGCTACAG TCAGTCCGAGGCGAACCAGTTCACAGGGATGGTGTACCAGGGGCTGCTGCTCAGCGGGAGGCGGAGACTCAGGACAGAGAGTATAGAAgaacaggccacgcccacctccACTCCTGCACACTggccag gCGTGGCGTCTCTGATCAGTCTGTTAGCGAGCTCCCAGGGCGAGGACCAGCCGCGTCTGAACGTGATGCTGTGTGAGGCCGTGGTGGCCGTGTATCTCAGCCTGCTGCTGCACGGACTCGGCACACACTCCACCAACGAGCTGTTCCGCCTCGCCGCCCACCCGCTCAACGCACGCATGTGGGCCGCCGTCTTCGGGGGCGGAGCCAAGATCATCATCAAGCCCAAGCGACCTCCCGAGATCGCGCCAG ctacATTCACAGTAGAAAGCTCTCAGGAATCAGGCGACACCCCCTCCCTCACCGTCACACCCACATCCCATAATACCCAGTCTGGTTACCATGGTGACGGCACTGTGGAAACGGACGCGCAGCCGGAGAGTT TAGCCCCGCCCCCGACTCCTCCCTCTGAGGAAGTGGACCGTCAGCGCCGGAGGTTTAACATGCGCATGCTGGTTCCGGGTCGGCCCGTTAAAGAGACCCAGGTCACGCCCCCTCCGATCCCCACCGAGCGCCCCGCCTACAAGGAGAAGTTCATCCCCCCGGAACTCAGCATGTGGGATTACTTCGTGGCAAAA ccCTTCCTGCCTCTATCAGACAGTGGAGCTCTGTATGACTCTGATGAGAGCGGTGAGgaagatgaggaagaggaggacgaTGCTTTTCTGTCTGATACACAGATGACCGAGCACAGCGACCCGAACTCATacag ttgGTGTCTGATCCGCTTGGTGATGGTTAAACTCGCTCTACACAATGTAAAGAACTTTCTCCCAATCACAGGGCTTGACTttacag ACCTGCCTGTCTCGTCCCCACTGTGTAACTCGGTCTTGAAGTCGATGGAGAGCTGGGAGCAGCAGCTGCAGGAGAAGATGGACAGATTTGACGGTCCTCCTCCAAACTACATCAACACCTTCCCTGCGGACGCCAGTTTGGGCGGAGGTCCCGCCGCGCTGCGCCTCAAAGCCATGCTGGAGCCCGACAACACGCCCTtcaa ccaatcagatcacACCAATCAGGATGCTCAGAAGGATGAAGGGAATGTTTCTCTCcccttctttctgtctctccccctccccctgtctctctctctcccgctctgtttctctctccatAGGGCCAAGCACCGCCTCTCCTTCCCCGCCCGCCGGCTCTGGCACTTCCTGGTGAAACAGGAAGTCCTCCAGGAGACTCTGATTCGCTACATCTTCACCAAGAAAAGGAAGCAGAGTGAG TGTTTAGAGAACCATGtggactttcacacacacaactgtgtAGCAGGatcacacaaaaacaacaag gtggaggCTGATCTCGGGTACCCCGGAGGCAAAGCTAAAATTATTCACAAGGAATCGGACATCATCATGGCGTTCGCTATCAATAAG gctaaACCTAGCGAGATTGTCCTGGCCTCGACTCACGATGTTCAGGAAGTGGACGTTTCCTCTCTGCTGGCTGCGCAGTCGTACACCTGGATCGGGGACGACTTCGACAAGGAGTcacgcag TTCTGAAGACGACTATCGTTCCTCCCACACCAACATCGCACAGTCAAGCTCCGCCCCCTTCGCCCCTCCACCGATGCCTGTCTCCGCCTCCATGCCGTGGCTCGGCAGCGGACAGACTAGCATGGGCGCTAGCGTG cttGTGAAGAGGAACCTAAACAATGTGAAGAGAATGACGTCACATCCCATTTACCAGTACT atatgaCCGGAGCTCAGGATGGCAGTGTGAGGATGTTTGAATGGAATCGCCCTCAGCAGCTCATCTGCTTCCGACAGGCAGGAAACGCCCGGGTCACACGGCTCTATTTCAACTCGCAGGGCAATaag